The genome window AGAGtcgaaatgatttttttaatctcCTGAAGAAGAAAACGTCAGCAAACACTGCAGCTGGTCTCTCAGGCTCAAAccttcatatttcatcatccaCCACAGAGAAATCTGAAGTTACAAAGAATGTAGATAGTCCTTCTATGACTACTCATGCTAATGAGAATGGTTCTGCAGCAACTAGCAATGGTGACACCTGTCAAGAGGCTCAAAGATTTTCTGATGATGGTGAAAAGAATATGAGCTCCTATGCTATGGTTCATCCAGATGAGGAAGAGGCTGCTTTCCTTCGTTCGCTTGGCTGGGAAGAACACTCTGGTGACGATGAAGGTCTTACAGAAGAGGAGATCAATGCTTTTTATCAGGAGGTAAGATATATCTTATAATTTTGTTGCTTTACTTTCCCTTTACTGATATAACGGATTCATTCCACAAATTTGCTTTGAAGTTATTATATGACTTGATTCCTAGTATTAATATATCTATTGAACCTTTTAAGTGTATATCGGAAATAATGTCGAGCTGTTATGCTAATggaactctttttcttttctttatttccatTGGAATGTTGTTAAGGTTCGGGTATTCTTGTTATATGCTTTCATCTGCAACATGATGTCTACTCAGTTCCTTTCTTTTGTGTAAATTTTGTGTAAAAGTAGTgtggtttaaaaaaaaaagatgtaaAGTAAGAAGCAAGAACCCTTATAAGATGATTCTTATATGTTTTGTGCttattttgtattgatttgGTTTTGCAGTACATGAAACTGAGGCCATCACTGCAACTGCGCCATGGTGTGCAACCAAAGCTGGCTCAATCTTTTGCAACTAATTTAGATGGAGCTTCTTCGGAATTGAGCTCGTCTGACTCTGGATCTGAAGCTTGACTCTTCTTTGCCCTTGAATAGTAAAATCCAAAGAAGTTCCAATTTTTGATGGCAGATGATTagtttttcttcactttttttttccccACCTTTGTTTTTGATGTCTTCTGGTTGAAAGAAAGCTGATTAGTGGAGTTGGGTATGGAAGGTGgtggatttagggttttgagaGAGGGTGCATTTTGCAAATAGTACAATAAGTCCTGCTCACTTATAACAAGAGAATTCTTTAGGGTTTTTCTAAGGTTGATGGAACAGGGAAAAGATTTGATTTGGGGCTATTTTGTCTGTGCAGtgggaagatgatgatgatgatgatgatggaaaGAAGCAGCTTTTAGGGTTATTTTCCTccttttccttccttttttgtCCTTTCAAGAAGGCTCAATCAATGTTACAGGCAAAAATATCTTATTGTTGGTTTTTGGTCAATTGTttggaaaggaaaaagaagggaAATCAAAAAAAGTTCCATTTTTAGTTTAGCCTAAATTTCCAtatgttgttttctttcttGCATGTCTTAATTTCTAGGGAactgttcattttttttccaagcCCCAAAAAGGTATTCCTGCTCATATTTCAGTACCACAACTAATAACTGCGAAAAGTTACTTTTGTCccttcaattaaaaatatatattttaaccctATTTAATTTTGTCCTTAGCTGctattatttgttaaatcacTCGGTCAAAATAAACGTAGTGTGTAATGTTGGGtaatgttaataattaattaattttttaaatttaaaatttattaaaatattttttataatttttaatttgcaaaataactttctgaattttaaaattttagaagattAGTTAATTGCAGCCCATGTTagtaaaattagttaaaatttttagtcattttgagatgatttgataaataatacaaatttaaaggttaaaaagggCAAAAACTCAAATGGTGGGTATGActtttttttgaagttaaaagaTCAAATAAGACATTATGCTAAAATAGATACCCAAATCAAGCAATTTGCACTTGTTGGCATCAAGCAATCTGAGTTGAGCATTTCACCTTTAAAAATCTGAACTACGAAACTCTATCCTATTCAAACTCATTGAAAACCAAGCCGAGTCTATTGACAAAAGGCAGGTGGTTGAAAATTAGACTCGAAAAAGCATCATCACATAAATATCCAAATGGGAAGAGGATCAATCCTTCTTTCATAATCAAACTCATGACAGTAGAATACAATATTTATGAAAGTGAAACAATTTTCTAACCATCTTAAACCATTGATTAATTACAAAGGATACCTCACTTCTCAAGTCTCAGGCTCCAAACTGGCGGATTaggttgtatatatatgtgttattcTGAGTGACAAGTCCAATATATCAGCCCACTGCAGTCAGAGATTCAATGAAATCAGAGGATTTCTTCTAGAATGACTAAGGCAGTACATGTATCGATTGACTATTGTGTCTCATTCTCATATAGGAACAACACACAAGATTGATATTCATTTTCCAATTGAAATAATTACAGAAAAATTAACCTAACATGATATGGATGATAGCTGCAATTCCAAATACGGAAAACATTTACCTGATTAAGACAAACACACACTGTAAGATGCCTGCAGTACCCGTCCACATTGAAGGACCAGATTTCACTAGTGAGTCTTGTATCAAGAGGCCAACTGAAGCAGCTAGTGAGACAAAGGATACAACATAAGCAAAGAAAAGCCAGAGCTTCAACCTGTTGTAATCACGGATTAACATCCATTAGCCCAAAACAAGCAATCTTATAGCAATTTTCATAAAAGGAATCTAGAGTTGGAATATATAGCGGAACATTTACGAGGATGGTCAGCAGATTCGTTGGGACAACTAGAAACGTGCCACATAAACAATCTTAATATAAGCAATAAACACAATTACATGAAAACCAAGGCTCATggcaagaaaacaaaacaagataGAATGTGCATCAAAAGCATAAACACCATTAGCAATTCCCAATTGCTTTAATTCAAATAAAGCCCTAGTGCCAAATCCAGAATTCTAATCTCTACGAGTGCCCATGAATAGATCAGCTTATTAAGTACCACTAAACACAAGGATGAACAGGACAAACCATGCATAACGCATATTGTTAGCCGATATAACACCCTCACCCTCAGATAATGGCATCAATACATGGTGCTAACTTCTTTACATTTACtactgaaaattttcaagtcatGAAGAAACGATTATTGCCAGGCTTATGGTTGAATCCGAAGAAATATGCTTATGGAATTCGGAGTTCAAAAGTAATCATTACAAAATCAATAAACCTCGTTTCAAGTAGCCATATGAACAAAAGCAGCTCAATTTCACCAGAAAGTATCACAACTCAGAGCAAATAGTAAAACCCTAACTAAGTACTTAACTTTCAAAACACTGGCAagattattataattttagcaAAATTCAGTAATAGAATGTATAATCAAACTCTGTAGAGCATATGGAAGGCAACTTCTCGGGGAAAAAAGCTTCAATTAAGATAGGTAAGGAAAAGAAATAGCTAACCTCCACTCGCCTTCATCATAAGGAGAGTAATCAATATCCTCTTTCCTAACGCAATTGAACATCAAAGCCGCGATAGAAGCAAATAttcctaaataaataaataataataatgatgaaccATATAAACATTGATAATAGGAAATTAGAAAGGAAGCTGATAaattaatggaagaaaaaagGTGAAACACGATGTACCAGGTAAATAGTGGACGAAAGAGACATTGACGGAGCTGCATATGACGGCGTCGACCCAAAACCACCAGCCGGCACCGAACACTGCGCCAGCGACGCCGGGACCGAAGATCGCCCACAGTTCCCCTAACTCCATTTGATTGATTGTTCTCCGATCTAATTAATTGACTAATAATTGACAaggaacaaaaaagaaagaaagaaaactgtACAGCTAATATTCTGAACATTATTTTCCACTCTTATAACTAGAGTTGTCCATTGGGTCACCAGCCCGATGGAACATCTGCCTGAGGGGATTTGGATAAAATATAAGATCTGTTTAGAGAATAGGTTgagttttgggtaaaattttttgCTTGGGTTCGGCCCAACCCTGCTTGAATTTACAATAACAAGAATCTCGTTGTTTTGCTATtgtttttccatgttttgttaCTGTTTTTCCACTTTTTTCTACTGCTATGCTAAcattttaccattatattactatttgttaatttttgcaCATTGTataacacttattttattattaattttactaacaaacacttatcttagtgttatttaattataaagactttttttaatttatttccaatttatagggaaatattttttgtatattttgtgtattatattttttaatttttatataaaaaataaaaataaaaaaattaatatggttGGGCTcgggttttagcattttt of Gossypium raimondii isolate GPD5lz chromosome 3, ASM2569854v1, whole genome shotgun sequence contains these proteins:
- the LOC105797198 gene encoding uncharacterized protein LOC105797198; this encodes MELGELWAIFGPGVAGAVFGAGWWFWVDAVICSSVNVSFVHYLPGIFASIAALMFNCVRKEDIDYSPYDEGEWRLKLWLFFAYVVSFVSLAASVGLLIQDSLVKSGPSMWTGTAGILQCVFVLISGLIYWTCHSE